In the Gossypium arboreum isolate Shixiya-1 chromosome 10, ASM2569848v2, whole genome shotgun sequence genome, one interval contains:
- the LOC108487551 gene encoding protein SENSITIVITY TO RED LIGHT REDUCED 1, with translation MAASTKVLALESPTQTGEWTVVLPRKGRHRRNSRKITIAKGQQQEQQPWVPTDLEIDPERQSKLMHKIQACMKKIENSQFFLAFLDQMQIPKVLNHFHRVLGSESQLQMVIYGIGSIESHETPRLQLSLALLMKRKFSWIGDIEVFDPVLSATESQVLEDLGCSVLSLNEQGRREAKKSTLFFMPHCEAELYNNLLQANWGVESLNRIALFGNSFETYEQHVSFKYYDQEVSLMNSSVAESVTHILDARRFIDEFRIETISDDYFAAFHDSSWHFFKLACENELQLN, from the coding sequence ATGGCTGCTTCTACAAAAGTTCTCGCCCTTGAGAGTCCAACTCAAACCGGAGAGTGGACAGTTGTTCTACCCCGTAAGGGTAGACATAGAAGGAATTCCCGAAAAATAACAATTGCAAAAGGACAGCAACAAGAACAACAGCCGTGGGTTCCAACCGATCTTGAGATTGACCCTGAGAGACAATCAAAACTTATGCATAAGATACAAGCATGTATGAAGAAAATTGAAAACTCTCAATTTTTCCTGGCTTTCTTGGATCAGATGCAAATTCCGAAAGTCTTGAATCACTTTCACAGGGTTTTGGGATCTGAGTCGCAACTGCAAATGGTGATATATGGTATTGGCAGCATTGAGTCTCATGAAACTCCTCGACTTCAACTTAGCCTTGCACTCTTGATGAAAAGAAAGTTCAGCTGGATTGGGGATATTGAGGTGTTTGATCCTGTTCTATCTGCAACTGAATCTCAGGTGTTAGAAGACCTTGGCTGTTCCGTTTTGTCTTTAAATGAGCAAGGCAGGCGGGAAGCTAAGAAGTCAACACTTTTCTTCATGCCACATTGTGAAGCAGAGTTATACAACAATCTTTTACAGGCAAATTGGGGAGTCGAGTCATTGAATCGAATTGCGCTGTTCGGAAATAGCTTTGAAACTTACGAGCAGCATGTGTCATTTAAGTACTATGATCAGGAAGTGTCACTTATGAACTCATCTGTAGCTGAGTCAGTCACACACATCTTAGATGCTCGAAGATTCATAGATGAATTCAGGATCGAGACAATTTCAGACGATTATTTTGCAGCTTTTCATGATTCAAGTTGGCATTTTTTCAAGCTTGCTTGTGAGAATGAGCTGCAGTTGAATTAA
- the LOC108487286 gene encoding probable ADP-ribosylation factor GTPase-activating protein AGD11 produces MSTQHGNSDTKPPSGSGSRLYDLLCAEQPYWNRPSDADSTPWNFRELWKSSGAKERLEKLLKESGNGVCADCGTPDPKWVSLTLGVFICIKCSGVHRSLGVHISKVLSVKLDEWTDEQVDVLVNLGGNNVANNKYEALIPENLKKLTPDSSNEERADFIRRKYEMLQFFDGNKHDPHSHQRTSSSSSQGSLSNLFSQDKRQYEKQPTRHRIGQKFRNSWGRRDSDNHKSVRKSNSLAGMVEFIGMIKVNVVKGTNLAVRDMVTSDPYVILTLGQQSVKTRVIKNNLNPVWNESLMLSIPDSIPPLKVIVYDKDTFSHDDFMGEAEIDIQPLVAAAKAHERSEIQESMQLGKWVASKDNTLEKDGIITVTDGKVQQDISLRLQKVERGVLEIELECVPLTQ; encoded by the exons ATGTCTACCCAACATGGAAATTCTGATACCAAACCACCTTCTG GATCCGGTTCTCGCTTATATGATCTCCTATGTGCGGAACAGCCATATTGGAATCGACCAAGTGATGCAGATAGTACCCCTTGGAATTTTAGGGAGTTGTGGAAATCTTCCG GTGCAAAAGAGAGGCTGGAGAAATTGTTGAAAGAGTCTGGGAACGGTGTTTGTGCAGATTGTGGGACCCCAGATCCAAAATGGGT ATCATTAACACTTGGagtttttatttgtattaaatgCTCTGGTGTTCATAGAAGCCTCGGAGTACATATATCAAAG GTTTTATCAGTGAAACTCGATGAATGGACAGACGAACAAGTTGATGTTCTGGTAAATTTGGGTGGCAATAATGTAGCAAACAATAAATATGAAGCTCTCATTCCTGAAAACCTCAAAAAGCTGACACCAGATTCATCCAATGAGGAGCGTGCCGATTTCATTAG GAGAAAATACGAGATGCTTCAATTTTTTGATGGCAATAAACATGACCCCCATTCTCATCAACGGACTTCGTCTTCCTCCTCACAGGGTTCTTTGTCCAACCTGTTCAGTCAAGATAAAAGACAGTATGAGAAACAGCCGACCAGACATCGTATCGGGCAAAAATTTAGAAACAGCTGGGGAAGAAGAGACAGTGATAATCACAAGTCTGTAAGGAAGAGCAACTCATTG GCAGGTATGGTTGAATTCATTGGGATGATTAAGGTGAATGTTGTTAAAGGCACCAACCTAGCTGTCCGGGATATGGTTACCAGCGATCCGTACGTCATCCTCACGTTGGGTCAACAA TCAGTCAAGACCCGAGTCATAAAGAACAACCTAAATCCAGTCTGGAACGAAAGCCTAATGTTGTCAATTCCAGATAGCATTCCTCCTTTGAAAGTG ATTGTGTATGATAAAGATACTTTTTCACATGACGATTTTATGGGGGAAGCAGAGATTGACATTCAACCGCTTGTTGCTGCGGCAAAAGCCCATGAGCGTTCAGAGATTCAGGAATCAATGCAGCTAGGGAAATGGGTTGCGAGCAAAGACAACACCCTAGAAAAAGACGGTATAATTACCGTGACAGATGGGAAAGTACAACAGGATATCTCTCTTCGGCTACAAAAGGTGGAGAGAGGGGTGCTTGAGATTGAGCTCGAATGCGTTCCGCTTACTCAATAG
- the LOC108487292 gene encoding protein ACTIVITY OF BC1 COMPLEX KINASE 3, chloroplastic-like, which yields MAAMNLVSAGVHSFNLKAGKRFSISKPKGCKLGPRAALVEAGPRGDGSPAALQVSRGDLAADLQAEARAMARAANASVYSPELLANKYGSRPVQAAKRTLEILVALGSFALQLLVDQRNGTLDRNKRKRAIELRGIFTRLGPTFVKLGQGLSTRPDLCPPEYLEELAELQDALPTFPDADAFSCIETELGMPIESLFSSISPSPIAAASLGQVYKAQLKYSGQTVAVKVQRPGIEEAIGLDFYLIRGLGFFINKYVDIITTDVIALSDEFARRVYQELNYVQEGQNARKFKKLYADKEDILVPDIYWNYTSGKVLTMEWVNGVKLNQQAAIESQGLKVLDLVTTGIQCSLRQLLEYGYFHADPHPGNLLATPEGKLAFLDFGMMSETPEDARSAIVGHVVHMVNRDYEAMARDYYALDFLSTDVDVSPIVPALRDFFDDALNYTVSELNFKTLVDGLGNVLYQYPFNVPAYYALILRSLTVLEGLALYADPNFKVLAASYPYFAKRLLTDPNPYLRDALIELLFKDGRFRWNRLEDLLIEGRKDRDFSAKDALQPVLKLLLGPDGEELRNLTIKEAVRVTEAIILGSVADTYNSAPSFIQTLMINGNGNGALAMSTADLEATMELRNQVFRIWGLLSSSENFDPALLQPILQVLQQPEGRSLGGRVVGGVTQRLAARLLQQLLRIPTVPTSSSL from the exons ATGGCGGCCATGAATCTGGTTTCAGCTGGGGTTCACTCTTTCAATTTAAAGGCCGGTAAAAGGTTTTCAATTTCCAAACCCAAGGGTTGCAAATTGGGTCCGCGAGCTGCTTTGGTAGAAGCCGGACCAAGAGGCGATGGTTCCCCGGCGGCTCTGCAAGTATCGAGAGGGGACCTTGCGGCGGACCTGCAAGCGGAGGCCAGGGCCATGGCACGAGCCGCAAATGCCTCCGTTTACAGCCCCGAACTTCTTGCCAACAAATATGGGTCACGACCTGTCCAG GCGGCGAAAAGGACATTGGAGATATTGGTAGCCTTAGGCTCATTTGCTTTGCAACTGTTGGTGGATCAACGGAACGGGACATTGGATCGAAACAAGAGAAAGCGAGCCATTGAATTAAGAGGCATATTTACCAGACTAGGGCCCACATTTGTAAAACTGGGTCAGGGTTTATCCACTAGACCCGATCTCTGCCCACCTGAGTATCTCGAGGAGCTGGCTGAACTCCAG GATGCGCTGCCTACATTTCCGGATGCAGATGCATTCTCATGCATCGAAACGGAGTTGGGGATGCCGATCGAATCCCTTTTTTCTTCAATATCTCCATCTCCTATTGCGGCGGCCAGTTTAGGCCAAGTCTACAAAGCTCAACTTAAGTATTCAGGCCAAACTGTTGCTGTCAAAGTACAACGACCTGGTATTGAAGAAGCCATTGGACTTGATTTTTACCTTATAAGAGGCTTGGGATTTTTCATCAATAAGTATGTTGATATCATCACAACCGATGTTATCGCCCTTAGCGATGAATTTGCACGCCGGGTTTACCAAGAGCTCAACTATGTCCAG GAGGGACAAAATGCAAGAAAATTCAAGAAGTTATATGCTGACAAAGAGGACATCCTTGTCCCAGATATATACTGGAATTACACAAGTGGCAAAGTACTAACAATGGAGTGGGTTAACGGGGTGAAACTAAACCAACAAGCCGCCATTGAAAGCCAAGGTTTAAAGGTTTTGGATTTAGTAACAACAGGCATCCAATGCAGCCTACGACAACTACTAGAATACGGATACTTTCATGCCGATCCTCATCCTGGTAATCTTTTGGCGACCCCCGAAGGGAAGCTGGCTTTTTTGGATTTTGGAATGATGAGTGAGACACCAGAGGACGCAAGATCGGCAATAGTAGGGCATGTTGTTCATATGGTGAATAGGGATTATGAGGCAATGGCTCGTGATTATTATGCTTTGGATTTCTTATCGACTGATGTAGACGTTTCTCCCATTGTGCCAGCTCTTAGGGACTTCTTTGATGATGCACTTAATTACACTGTCAGTGAACTTAACTTCAAAACACTTGTTGATGGTTTGGGTAATGTTTTATATCAATACCCTTTTAATG TACCTGCCTATTATGCACTGATATTGAGGTCGCTTACAGTGCTAGAAGGGTTAGCCCTGTATGCTGATCCTAATTTTAAAGTGTTGGCTGCCTCATATCCTTACTTTGCTAAAAGGCTTCTCACTGATCCTAATCCATATTTGAGAGATGCTCTCATAGAGTTGCTTTTCAAGGATGGCAGGTTCAG GTGGAATAGACTAGAAGACCTTCTTATTGAGGGAAGAAAAGACCGAGATTTCTCTGCAAAAGATGCATTACAACCTGTTTTAAAGCTACTTTTGGGACCAGACGGTGAAGAACTTAGAAATTTAACAATTAAAGAGGCAGTTCGTGTCACTGAAGCCATTATTTTAGGCTCAGTCGCCGATACATACAACTCTGCACCTTCTTTTATTCAAACTCTAATGATCAATGGCAATGGAAATGGAGCGCTTGCAATGAGCACCGCTGATTTGGAAGCCACGATGGAGCTTCGGAACCAGGTTTTCAGAATCTGGGGGCTTCTGAGTTCCTCTGAAAATTTCGATCCAGCACTTTTGCAGCCTATTTTACAG GTCCTCCAACAGCCGGAGGGACGCAGTCTAGGGGGCCGAGTAGTTGGGGGGGTCACTCAGCGACTTGCAGCTCGCTTACTGCAACAACTTCTTCGAATACCAACTGTTCCTACTTCCTCTAGTTTATGA
- the LOC108486923 gene encoding uncharacterized protein At5g39865-like translates to MAEMEDSKAKSSSGSFFFNRSFTMNSTAAAESNSPKFHLLLNSPSSLNRAASISRFYNSFDSVKGKVKKLCDLFESAKSSSSPSNLASPKETSPKVVLRPSKSIAYSSSFSLSFNNSPIRLPGTEDRIVVYLTSLRGIRRTYEDCYAVKMIFRGFRIWVDERDISMDAAYKKELQSVLKEKTVSLPQVFIKGKYVGGADVIKSMFEVGELAKILDGFPRRQPGFVCQGCGDVRFVPCWNCSGSRKVFDEDEELPKRCLECNENGLIRCPDCCS, encoded by the coding sequence ATGGCAGAAATGGAAGACAGCAAGGCGAAATCATCATCTGGGTCGTTCTTCTTCAATCGTTCGTTCACGATGAACTCTACGGCGGCAGCTGAGTCGAATTCCCCCAAATTCCATCTCCTTCTCAACAGCCCTTCGTCTCTCAATCGAGCAGCTTCCATTTCGAGGTTTTACAATTCCTTCGATTCCGTCAAAGGTAAAGTTAAAAAGCTTTGCGATTTGTTCGAATCCGCTAAGTCTTCGTCTTCACCATCGAACTTAGCCAGTCCTAAAGAAACTTCTCCCAAAGTTGTTTTGAGACCCTCGAAATCGATTGCGTATTCGTCCTCGTTTTCTTTGAGCTTTAATAACTCTCCGATAAGGTTACCGGGAACTGAAGATCGAATTGTTGTTTATTTAACTAGTTTGCGAGGGATTCGAAGGACTTACGAGGATTGTTATGCTGTTAAGATGATATTTAGAGGGTTCAGAATTTGGGTCGATGAGAGAGATATCTCCATGGATGCAGCTTACAAGAAAGAGTTGCAAAGCGTTTTGAAGGAGAAGACAGTGAGTTTGCCTCAGGTTTTTATAAAGGGCAAGTACGTTGGTGGTGCTGATGTGATTAAAAGCATGTTTGAAGTTGGGGAATTGGCTAAGATTCTTGATGGGTTCCCAAGGAGACAACCTGGGTTTGTTTGTCAAGGTTGTGGGGATGTCAGGTTTGTGCCTTGTTGGAACTGTAGTGGGAGTCGAAAAGTGTTTGACGAAGATGAAGAGTTGCCTAAAAGATGCTTGGAATGCAATGAGAATGGCTTGATTCGTTGCCCAGATTGCTGCTCTTAA